A portion of the Bubalus kerabau isolate K-KA32 ecotype Philippines breed swamp buffalo chromosome 1, PCC_UOA_SB_1v2, whole genome shotgun sequence genome contains these proteins:
- the CIMIP4 gene encoding ciliary microtubule inner protein 4: MELGHRPGTTTLTRAHPNNNKEGQQDTDPWRAAHSPLDTSKLKYQAPVSLKPSLYQGDSPQSSSLGRASLEEILPPPPSAVSRGSLWRDSDPESLKKGSFRPSSRESRASLREGAQPCQAPKEDPNSGAQGQSGSSIPNNIRHKFGSNVVDQLVSEEQARKAIREALEGQKRTSSWPSRIQSPTEITSIFSDYYDLGYNMRSNLFQGAPQETKSLMKASYTPEVIEKSVRDLEHWHGRKTDDLGRWHQKNAMNMNLQKALDEKEKSKNKNSK; the protein is encoded by the exons GTACAACCACTCTGACCAGGGCCCATccgaacaacaacaaggaaggCCAGCAGGACACGGACCCCTGGAGAGCTGCCCATAGCCCTTTGGATACCTCCAAGCTCAAGTACCAGGCCCCGGTCTCCCTGAAGCCATCCCTTTACCAAGGAGACAGCCCCCAAAGCAGCTCCCTGGGGCGGGCCTCCCTGGAGGAGATCCTGCCTCCACCCCCTTCAGCTGTCAGCCGGGGATCCCTCTGGAGGGACTCAGACCCGGAATCCCTGAAGAAGGGGAGCTTCAGACCCTCCTCGAGGGAGAGCAGGGCTTCCTTACGAGAAGGGGCTCAGCCGTGCCAGGCGCCGAAGGAAGACCCCAACTCTGGGGCCCAGGGCCAGAGCGGCAGCAGCATTCCCAACAATATTCGTCACAAGTTTGGGAGCAACGTGGTGGACCAGCTGGTGTCCGAAGAGCAG GCTCGAaaggccatcagggaagccttggaGGGCCAGAAGAGGACAAGCTCATGGCCCAGTAGGATCCAGAGCCCCACGGAAATTACCTCCATCTTTTCAGACTACTATGATCTGGGCTACAACATGCGGTCAAACTTGTTTCAAG GGGCCCCACAGGAGACGAAAAGCCTCATGAAGGCGTCCTACACCCCCGAGGTGATTGAGAAATCGGTGAGGGACTTAGAGCACTGGCATGGCAGGAAGACGGATGATCTGG GACGGTGGCACCAGAAAAATGCGATGAACATGAACTTGCAGAAAGCACtggatgagaaagaaaagagcaaaaacaaGAACTCAAAGTAG